The following are encoded in a window of Algiphilus aromaticivorans DG1253 genomic DNA:
- a CDS encoding CaiB/BaiF CoA transferase family protein, whose protein sequence is MAGVLADIKVLDLSWGVAGPMTAMLMADHGADVTKIEPPGGDPYRDQMGYRVWQRGKKRAELDLKKSEDLETFLALVDQADVLVESFAPGVTKRLGIDYDSLTARNPRLIYCSITGYGRDTEHSDRPAYDALVMARTGMLWEQRGWPEGALNHLAGRPDTFEDAEIPDEWTQGADREGPLMPSSHWPSLGAFFAASMGINAALRAREHTGRGQRVETSLFQGVLAGCAGVWQRAENIDYPGFDSWILSSRSPKGHFKCADERWIHNWVPNPRFILEASKGDKLEANPDLSAQNDPDRFGTGPEELLVMAHYHPILQEAVAKFSSHEWVEAAAQGGMTMQDVRSVEESLADPLFLKDGCVAEFDDPELGTVRSVGQTYKMSANRNTIDHRVASVGEHNEEVRAQAKQGKPAPAGSKQGGKLGAPLEGVKVLDLGMAIAGPFGCQLLADLGAEVIKVNGLYDMFWHRVHIAFMSNRGKKSITLNVKDPRSLEVLHKLVADADVVHHNMRYDAAERLKIDYESLKKVNPKIVYCHTRGFETGPRQPLPGNDQTGACLTGIQYEDGGMHNGGKPLWSFTSFGDTGNGFLSAVAVIQALYHRDRTGEGQFVDTSIVNAGLLNTSYAVAKPDGTGFDRPKLDGQQFGFSAGHRVYNTAEGWLCFVLASEAHWDGLFTTLGLAELAADSRFADAEARKANDAALAAAIAERLATDTSENWFAKLDAAGVPVEIVSKTFSKQLHDTPEFQKRHWVTSFDHPHVGRLDQIGLLVDLSETPGVIQQRPLIVGEHTKEMLAEMGYTEEQMTEMEEQFAIGFEGMPRMPTRAAS, encoded by the coding sequence ATGGCTGGAGTACTCGCAGATATCAAGGTGCTGGACCTTTCCTGGGGCGTCGCCGGGCCGATGACGGCCATGCTGATGGCCGATCACGGCGCCGACGTGACGAAGATCGAGCCGCCGGGCGGTGATCCTTACCGGGATCAGATGGGCTATCGCGTCTGGCAGCGCGGCAAGAAGCGCGCCGAGCTGGACCTCAAGAAGTCCGAAGATCTGGAGACCTTCCTGGCGCTGGTCGACCAGGCCGATGTGCTGGTCGAGAGCTTTGCGCCCGGTGTCACCAAGCGTCTCGGCATCGACTACGACTCCCTCACGGCGCGCAACCCACGCCTGATCTATTGCTCCATCACCGGCTATGGTCGCGACACCGAGCACAGCGATCGCCCCGCCTACGACGCGCTGGTCATGGCGCGCACCGGCATGCTCTGGGAGCAGCGCGGCTGGCCGGAAGGGGCACTCAATCATCTGGCCGGTCGACCGGATACGTTCGAAGACGCCGAGATTCCGGACGAGTGGACGCAGGGCGCCGACCGCGAAGGCCCACTGATGCCGTCCTCGCACTGGCCGAGTCTGGGCGCCTTCTTCGCTGCCTCGATGGGCATCAATGCCGCGCTGCGCGCGCGTGAGCACACCGGCCGCGGGCAGCGCGTCGAGACCTCGCTCTTCCAGGGGGTGCTCGCCGGCTGCGCCGGCGTCTGGCAGCGCGCCGAGAACATTGACTATCCCGGCTTCGATTCCTGGATCCTGTCGAGCCGTTCGCCCAAGGGGCACTTCAAGTGCGCCGACGAGCGCTGGATCCACAACTGGGTGCCGAACCCGCGCTTCATCCTCGAAGCCTCCAAGGGTGACAAGCTCGAAGCCAACCCCGACCTCTCGGCGCAGAACGACCCGGACCGCTTCGGCACCGGGCCCGAGGAACTGCTGGTGATGGCGCACTATCACCCGATCCTGCAGGAGGCTGTCGCCAAGTTCTCTTCGCACGAGTGGGTGGAGGCCGCCGCACAGGGCGGCATGACCATGCAGGACGTGCGTTCGGTGGAGGAGTCGCTGGCCGATCCGCTCTTCCTGAAAGATGGCTGCGTCGCCGAATTCGACGATCCTGAGCTGGGAACAGTCCGCAGCGTCGGCCAGACCTACAAGATGAGCGCCAACCGGAACACGATCGATCATCGTGTCGCCTCGGTCGGCGAGCACAACGAGGAAGTGCGCGCGCAGGCCAAGCAGGGCAAGCCCGCACCGGCCGGCAGCAAGCAGGGCGGCAAGCTGGGGGCGCCGCTGGAAGGCGTCAAGGTGCTCGACCTGGGCATGGCCATCGCCGGGCCCTTCGGCTGCCAGCTGCTGGCCGATCTCGGCGCGGAGGTCATCAAGGTCAACGGCCTCTACGACATGTTCTGGCACCGCGTGCATATCGCCTTCATGTCGAATCGCGGCAAGAAGAGCATCACGCTCAACGTCAAGGACCCGCGCTCGCTGGAGGTCCTGCACAAGCTGGTGGCCGACGCCGACGTCGTGCACCACAACATGCGCTACGACGCGGCTGAGCGCCTGAAGATCGACTACGAATCGCTGAAGAAGGTGAACCCTAAGATCGTTTACTGCCACACGCGCGGCTTCGAGACCGGCCCGCGTCAGCCGCTTCCCGGTAACGACCAGACGGGTGCCTGCCTGACCGGCATTCAGTACGAGGATGGCGGCATGCACAACGGCGGCAAGCCGTTGTGGAGCTTCACCTCCTTCGGCGATACCGGCAACGGCTTCCTGTCGGCCGTGGCGGTGATCCAGGCGCTGTACCATCGCGACCGCACCGGCGAGGGGCAGTTCGTCGACACCTCCATCGTCAACGCCGGCCTGCTCAACACCTCCTATGCCGTGGCCAAGCCCGACGGCACCGGTTTCGACCGGCCCAAGCTCGACGGTCAGCAGTTCGGCTTTTCGGCGGGCCACCGCGTCTACAACACCGCCGAAGGCTGGCTCTGCTTCGTGCTGGCCAGCGAGGCGCACTGGGACGGCCTGTTCACGACGCTAGGCCTGGCCGAGCTGGCGGCCGACAGCCGCTTTGCGGATGCCGAGGCGCGCAAGGCCAACGACGCGGCGCTGGCTGCAGCTATCGCCGAGCGTCTGGCCACCGATACGTCCGAGAACTGGTTTGCCAAGCTCGATGCGGCCGGGGTGCCGGTGGAGATCGTTTCCAAGACATTCTCGAAGCAGCTGCACGACACGCCCGAATTCCAGAAGCGGCACTGGGTGACCTCTTTCGATCATCCGCACGTTGGTCGCCTCGATCAGATCGGGCTGCTCGTGGATCTGTCCGAGACGCCCGGCGTCATCCAGCAGCGGCCGCTGATCGTCGGCGAGCACACCAAGGAGATGCTCGCCGAGATGGGCTACACCGAGGAGCAGATGACCGAGATGGAAGAGCAGTTCGCCATCGGCTTCGAGGGCATGCCCCGCATGCCGACCCGGGCGGCATCCTGA
- a CDS encoding NAD-dependent epimerase/dehydratase family protein, giving the protein MKIFLTGATGFVGAHSARELLRAGHELRLLVRDPKPARDYLARHGFVVDDFVVADMRDRDTVRRGMAGCDAVLHAAAAVSLDPRKAQQTYENNVGGMEAVIGTACELGIERIVYVSSLSVLFRPGASALTEASPLGTPRDAYARSKRDADLRVRELQAEGHPIAITYPSAIIGPEDPRLSEANFAIQSFLTQMLPRTSTGIQFVDVRDVALAHHLLLEREAVPQPEDVRYILSGPYFAWAALHEALERVTGRRVFAPRVPGALLRATGVAADLARRVVPFGGSLNTESMSIVTRWPAASADKACRDLGIAFRDSDNTFSDTIRWLAEAGHLPARRAGDLLATTSHARETQ; this is encoded by the coding sequence ATGAAAATCTTCCTGACTGGCGCGACCGGCTTCGTAGGTGCGCACAGTGCGCGCGAGTTGCTGCGGGCGGGGCATGAGCTGCGCCTGCTGGTGCGTGACCCAAAGCCGGCGCGCGATTATCTGGCGCGGCACGGCTTCGTTGTCGATGACTTTGTGGTGGCGGATATGCGCGACCGCGACACCGTCAGGCGCGGGATGGCCGGATGCGATGCCGTGCTGCACGCGGCGGCTGCAGTGTCACTGGACCCGCGCAAGGCGCAGCAGACCTACGAAAACAATGTCGGCGGCATGGAGGCGGTGATCGGCACGGCCTGCGAGCTGGGTATCGAGCGCATCGTTTACGTCTCCAGCCTCAGCGTGCTGTTCCGGCCGGGAGCGAGTGCGCTCACGGAGGCGTCGCCGCTGGGCACGCCGCGCGATGCTTACGCGCGCTCCAAGCGTGATGCGGATCTGCGGGTGCGCGAGTTGCAGGCCGAGGGTCACCCCATTGCCATCACCTATCCCAGCGCCATCATCGGGCCGGAGGATCCTCGGCTGAGCGAGGCCAACTTCGCGATCCAGTCCTTTCTGACGCAGATGCTGCCGCGCACCAGCACCGGTATCCAGTTCGTCGATGTCCGCGACGTGGCGCTGGCGCACCATCTGCTGCTCGAGCGCGAGGCTGTGCCGCAGCCCGAAGACGTGCGCTACATTCTCAGCGGGCCCTATTTCGCCTGGGCCGCCTTGCATGAAGCGCTCGAGCGCGTCACCGGCCGGCGCGTCTTCGCGCCCCGGGTCCCCGGCGCGCTGCTGCGTGCGACGGGCGTGGCCGCCGATCTCGCGCGCCGCGTCGTGCCCTTCGGGGGCTCGCTGAACACCGAGTCGATGAGCATCGTCACGCGCTGGCCTGCGGCCAGTGCCGACAAGGCGTGCCGCGATCTGGGCATTGCCTTTCGCGACAGCGACAACACCTTCAGCGACACGATCCGTTGGCTCGCCGAGGCCGGGCATTTGCCCGCCAGGCGGGCCGGCGATCTGCTCGCGACCACAAGCCATGCCAGGGAGACGCAATAA
- a CDS encoding DUF1329 domain-containing protein, whose amino-acid sequence MTMQRAACIGLMIGICAPVAQLWADATKEQIAKLGGDELNCMGAPRKGTESGVAEYTGKWFKTWPGQSKPHGYEPGPYADEEPIVTITADNYKEHAERLSESLKQMFQKYPEQFRMNVYSSHRDFRYHDWVCDAVRYNAENAKIVDDGLGLEGMAGAHPFPFPENGLEAIWNVTQPHRAWTEHAIYDIAVVQGDGTVSWGKWDFTTMNAGANPDPDERGYFSDKVGGYLFIELLAPPSNRGEINVGYQPNNFANDSTQAWQYNPGTRRVRKAPEIGHDYPVPPAGMRTSDDDYIFNGSPERYSWKLVGKKEMYIPRHNFRVNDPDISYDELIQSKTINPEHVRWELHRVWVIDGYLKEEYRHVYGKRRIYAHEDTWLAHMSDNYDTRGNIWRSNWVLYFYSQESGTYQRGVSLFHDLTSGAYEADYLVNEAGDGWWRLNQPMRPQQFAPEAAARAGR is encoded by the coding sequence ATGACAATGCAACGCGCCGCGTGCATCGGCTTGATGATCGGAATCTGCGCGCCCGTGGCACAGCTATGGGCGGATGCGACCAAGGAGCAGATCGCCAAGCTGGGCGGTGACGAGCTCAACTGCATGGGGGCGCCCCGGAAGGGCACCGAAAGCGGCGTCGCCGAATACACCGGCAAATGGTTCAAGACCTGGCCCGGCCAGAGCAAGCCGCACGGCTATGAACCCGGACCCTACGCCGACGAAGAGCCGATCGTCACGATTACCGCGGACAACTACAAGGAGCACGCGGAGCGCCTGAGCGAAAGTCTTAAGCAGATGTTCCAGAAGTATCCGGAACAGTTCCGCATGAATGTCTACTCCAGCCACCGCGATTTCCGTTATCACGACTGGGTCTGCGACGCGGTTCGCTACAACGCCGAGAACGCCAAGATCGTCGACGACGGCCTGGGCCTGGAAGGCATGGCCGGGGCGCACCCCTTTCCCTTTCCTGAGAATGGGCTGGAAGCGATCTGGAATGTCACCCAGCCGCACCGTGCCTGGACCGAACACGCGATCTACGACATCGCGGTCGTGCAGGGCGACGGCACTGTTTCGTGGGGGAAATGGGACTTCACGACCATGAACGCGGGCGCCAATCCCGATCCGGACGAGCGCGGTTATTTCAGCGACAAGGTTGGCGGCTATCTCTTCATCGAACTGCTGGCGCCACCGAGCAACCGCGGCGAGATCAACGTCGGCTACCAGCCGAACAACTTCGCCAACGACTCGACGCAGGCCTGGCAGTACAACCCTGGCACCCGCCGCGTGCGCAAGGCCCCCGAGATCGGTCACGACTATCCCGTGCCGCCGGCCGGCATGCGGACCTCCGACGATGACTACATCTTCAACGGCTCGCCGGAGCGCTATAGCTGGAAGCTGGTGGGCAAGAAGGAGATGTACATCCCGCGCCACAACTTCCGGGTCAACGACCCCGATATCAGCTACGACGAGCTCATTCAGTCCAAGACCATCAACCCCGAGCATGTGCGCTGGGAGCTGCATCGCGTCTGGGTCATCGACGGCTACCTGAAGGAGGAGTACCGCCACGTCTACGGCAAGCGGCGTATCTATGCGCACGAGGACACCTGGCTGGCGCACATGTCGGATAACTACGACACGCGCGGCAATATTTGGCGCAGCAACTGGGTGCTGTACTTCTACTCGCAGGAATCGGGGACCTACCAGCGCGGCGTTTCGCTTTTCCACGACCTGACCTCGGGCGCCTACGAGGCGGACTACCTGGTCAACGAGGCCGGCGACGGCTGGTGGCGTCTCAATCAGCCGATGCGGCCCCAGCAGTTCGCGCCGGAGGCGGCCGCCCGGGCGGGCCGCTAG
- a CDS encoding Zn-ribbon domain-containing OB-fold protein has protein sequence MTNEEKPTRLAPIVTPDAQFFWEAADREEFVCQRSRATGKFLFPPRPMCPETHSLDIEVAPLSGRGKVVSWVKPVHPPAFGFKEPPTVAVIELEEGVRFVTNVIDIAFEDITRDMPVEVCFVPTMNNHKVPVFRPASA, from the coding sequence ATGACCAACGAAGAAAAGCCGACGCGGCTGGCGCCGATCGTCACGCCCGATGCCCAGTTCTTCTGGGAGGCGGCCGATCGCGAGGAGTTCGTCTGCCAGCGCAGCCGCGCCACCGGCAAGTTCCTGTTTCCGCCGCGGCCGATGTGCCCGGAGACGCACAGCCTCGATATCGAGGTCGCGCCGCTGTCCGGCCGCGGCAAGGTCGTGAGCTGGGTCAAGCCGGTGCATCCGCCGGCCTTCGGCTTCAAGGAGCCGCCCACCGTGGCAGTGATCGAACTGGAGGAGGGCGTGCGCTTCGTCACGAATGTCATCGACATCGCCTTCGAGGACATCACGCGCGACATGCCGGTCGAGGTCTGCTTCGTGCCGACCATGAACAACCACAAGGTGCCGGTGTTCCGTCCCGCATCAGCCTGA
- a CDS encoding cytochrome P450: protein MATHTMTQPRGGGPNPPSHPGGLPWAGHLISFVRNPFHFVSDVARRGGEIASFRLLGQRVVLLTGDEASEVFYRGSDEQLDQSAAYKLMTPVFGEGVIFDAPIERKNEQLRMLMPTLRAEAMRNHSTKVVQEVEELIANWEKAGEIELVAFMKQLTINTASHCLLGREFRYELNEEFAEIYHDLEQGVHPVAYHFPNLPIPRFRRRDRARKRLKQLVGDIVRRRAEQSDKPDDMFQSLIDMRYADGTALSEDEITGMLIGAIFAGHHTSSGTAAWMLLELLKHPHILKQAREEVDELLGAEGEITYQNMREMHVLDCVLKEVLRLHPPLIILMRQVNEDLNFKGYTIRSGDMVWASPPVTHRMSSLFPNPEVFDPDRFGEGRREDKNIMAYQPFGGGKHKCSGNAFAMFQIKAIFAVLLRRYDFELVDRPESYVDDYSEMIVQPEEPCRVRYRRRDPGSFATRYGTAGAPEAIPDAAAAGCPVHTAHTAQEAPASAARSLRVTVDRDLCQGHAVCMGESPAHFQVGADGVLHIVKEAVDPGDKAKVDQAVELCPTQALKLVEE from the coding sequence ATGGCAACCCACACGATGACACAACCGCGCGGCGGCGGGCCCAATCCGCCCTCGCATCCGGGTGGCCTGCCCTGGGCGGGTCATCTGATCTCCTTCGTCCGGAATCCCTTCCACTTCGTCTCGGACGTTGCGCGCAGAGGCGGCGAGATCGCCTCTTTCCGTCTGCTCGGCCAGCGCGTGGTGCTGCTCACCGGCGATGAAGCCAGCGAGGTCTTCTACCGCGGCTCGGATGAGCAGCTGGATCAGTCCGCTGCCTATAAACTGATGACGCCCGTCTTCGGCGAGGGCGTCATCTTCGACGCACCCATCGAGCGCAAGAATGAGCAGCTGCGCATGCTGATGCCGACGCTGCGTGCGGAGGCCATGCGCAACCATTCGACCAAGGTCGTGCAGGAGGTCGAGGAGCTCATCGCGAACTGGGAGAAGGCGGGCGAGATCGAGCTGGTCGCCTTCATGAAGCAGCTGACGATCAACACTGCGAGTCACTGCCTGCTCGGCCGCGAGTTTCGCTATGAACTCAACGAGGAGTTCGCGGAGATCTATCACGACCTTGAGCAAGGCGTGCACCCGGTCGCCTATCACTTCCCCAATCTGCCGATTCCGCGCTTCCGCCGCCGCGACCGGGCGCGCAAGCGCTTGAAGCAGCTTGTCGGCGACATCGTACGGCGGCGTGCGGAGCAGTCGGACAAGCCCGACGACATGTTCCAGAGCCTGATCGACATGCGCTACGCCGATGGCACGGCGCTGTCCGAGGACGAGATCACCGGCATGCTCATCGGTGCCATCTTCGCCGGGCACCACACCAGCTCCGGTACGGCCGCCTGGATGCTGCTCGAGCTGTTGAAGCATCCACACATCCTCAAGCAGGCACGCGAGGAGGTCGACGAACTGCTCGGCGCCGAAGGCGAGATCACCTACCAGAACATGCGCGAGATGCATGTGCTGGACTGCGTGCTCAAGGAAGTGCTGCGCCTGCATCCACCGCTGATCATCCTGATGCGCCAGGTCAACGAGGACCTCAATTTCAAGGGCTACACGATTCGCTCGGGGGACATGGTCTGGGCCTCGCCACCGGTGACGCATCGCATGTCGAGCCTGTTTCCGAACCCGGAGGTCTTCGACCCGGATCGCTTCGGGGAAGGGCGCCGCGAGGACAAGAACATCATGGCCTATCAGCCGTTCGGCGGCGGCAAGCACAAGTGCTCCGGGAACGCCTTCGCGATGTTCCAGATCAAGGCGATCTTCGCTGTGCTGCTGCGCCGATACGACTTTGAGCTGGTTGATCGGCCCGAGAGCTACGTCGACGACTACTCCGAGATGATCGTGCAGCCGGAGGAGCCCTGCCGGGTGCGCTACCGGCGCCGTGATCCGGGCAGCTTCGCTACACGCTACGGCACGGCCGGTGCGCCGGAGGCCATCCCGGACGCGGCCGCAGCCGGTTGTCCTGTCCACACTGCACACACTGCGCAGGAGGCCCCCGCGAGCGCTGCACGCAGCCTGCGCGTGACGGTCGACCGCGATCTATGCCAGGGCCACGCCGTCTGCATGGGCGAGTCCCCGGCGCATTTCCAGGTGGGGGCGGACGGTGTGCTGCACATCGTCAAGGAGGCAGTCGATCCCGGGGACAAGGCGAAGGTCGATCAGGCAGTGGAGCTCTGCCCGACTCAGGCGCTGAAGCTGGTCGAGGAATAA
- a CDS encoding NAD-dependent epimerase/dehydratase family protein: MPVVRSAPTALVLGGSGFLGAHIVRQLSGEGDALRVFARPTSDMRVIAGLPVDLVHGDVLQPDSLVRAMEGIDTVYHCVVDARAWLRDPTPLYRVNVDGLRNSLRAAEAAGVRRFVFTSSVGTIAPRDDGGPSNEDDYYDTLDALPPYLRCRVEAERLFLEFVADSRMEGVAACVATTFGAKDLLPTPQGQLILNASRGRMPFYWEGGSCSVGIEDAARGMILAARHGDSGARYIFSERWLSYREMFEHAAGWAGRPGPRLRFPMAPMLAMADVSGWLAARLGRETRFCRDAIRCSTQLSNCRNDRAQQELGWEPAPVEEAIDAALQDFHVRLKG, translated from the coding sequence ATGCCGGTGGTGCGGAGCGCGCCTACGGCGCTGGTACTCGGCGGCTCCGGTTTTCTCGGCGCGCATATCGTGCGACAGCTGAGCGGCGAGGGCGACGCGTTGCGCGTGTTCGCGCGCCCGACGAGCGACATGCGAGTGATCGCCGGCCTGCCCGTGGACCTTGTGCACGGCGATGTGCTGCAGCCCGACAGTCTCGTGCGCGCGATGGAGGGCATCGACACCGTCTATCACTGCGTTGTCGACGCTCGTGCCTGGCTGCGCGATCCGACACCGCTGTACCGGGTCAATGTCGACGGCTTGCGCAACAGCCTGCGCGCTGCGGAAGCGGCCGGTGTACGGCGCTTCGTCTTCACGAGCAGCGTCGGCACGATTGCCCCGCGTGACGACGGCGGCCCGTCGAATGAGGACGACTACTACGACACACTCGACGCCTTGCCGCCTTACCTGCGTTGCCGCGTCGAGGCCGAGCGGCTGTTTCTGGAATTTGTCGCTGATAGCCGCATGGAGGGCGTCGCTGCTTGCGTGGCGACCACCTTCGGCGCCAAGGATCTGCTGCCGACGCCGCAGGGCCAGCTGATCCTGAATGCCAGCCGTGGCCGCATGCCCTTCTACTGGGAGGGCGGTTCCTGCAGTGTCGGTATCGAGGACGCCGCACGCGGCATGATTCTGGCCGCCCGGCACGGTGATTCCGGCGCGCGCTATATCTTCTCCGAGCGCTGGCTGAGCTATCGCGAGATGTTCGAACATGCGGCGGGCTGGGCCGGGCGCCCGGGCCCGCGGCTGCGCTTCCCGATGGCGCCGATGCTTGCGATGGCGGATGTCTCGGGATGGCTGGCTGCGCGGCTTGGCCGCGAGACACGTTTCTGTCGCGATGCCATCCGCTGCTCCACGCAGCTCAGCAACTGCCGCAATGACCGCGCGCAGCAGGAGCTGGGATGGGAGCCAGCGCCGGTAGAGGAGGCCATCGACGCGGCGCTGCAAGACTTTCACGTGCGCCTGAAGGGCTAG
- a CDS encoding DUF1302 domain-containing protein, giving the protein MQKDSGGRWRDVVRHRHASRVTGCLLGLLACWLPAAEAGRADFYGIDLAYSLKASYAAAWRLENPDPRIIDTPGSPEVPVAEFLKYPESHNYDDGNRNFDQWAMVNNRASLLGDLDFSWRDYGFLIRGDAFYDHAYAGRNDHDSPDSINTSQEPFNTFTDAAESRSHRRARLLDAYVYGNFYFGDTMALNVRVGRHIAAWGESLFFSGIAQAQAPADATRATVPGIDVKSILLPVNQASFRFTLSRRLTLLGQYIVDFKPFEIDPIGSFYSPSDVVGPGAEMIYGLKNPLNTENLAELDITDPDQIAGLVMTIDEAFFDNQLPVEALENLLLSLPLDGLPPIRLPLGGANSILDAPEGLNPTFAGYIESDDPEYGAGLKYQLTPVTEFGAYYLRYHQKTPAVVTNFGELAIIPEQEIAGATLIPAITTADLGINVPASYNIRYFDNVDLYAMSLSTLFAGVNVAAEVIHRRGVDVNVDVPNGVNGPIPTPTRANTNQVLVNAIYSGRPPWLFDSLSLVGELGWVEATDVQAQPSQEGDTEGEYFKELQFDRQAWAVSVLAILQHYSLFPGWDLTVPISYQQALEGRSPLNGGFGSLFDENDTRVGIGFEFTRQQRLTIGIQYSGFLGGAPHFLDRPLADRDTIGLSMEYDFF; this is encoded by the coding sequence ATGCAGAAGGATTCTGGGGGGAGGTGGCGCGACGTGGTGCGCCACCGACATGCATCGCGTGTTACCGGCTGTTTGCTCGGCTTGTTGGCGTGCTGGCTTCCGGCGGCTGAGGCCGGGCGCGCCGACTTCTACGGTATCGACCTCGCGTACTCGCTCAAGGCCAGCTACGCGGCCGCATGGCGGCTCGAGAATCCGGACCCGCGCATCATCGATACGCCGGGTAGCCCGGAGGTGCCCGTTGCCGAGTTTCTGAAGTATCCCGAGTCGCACAACTACGACGACGGTAATCGCAATTTCGACCAGTGGGCGATGGTCAACAACCGAGCGTCGCTGCTCGGGGATCTCGATTTCTCCTGGCGAGACTACGGCTTTCTGATCCGCGGCGACGCCTTTTACGACCACGCCTATGCCGGTCGCAACGATCACGATTCGCCGGATAGCATCAATACCTCGCAGGAGCCCTTCAATACCTTCACGGACGCTGCCGAAAGTCGCAGCCACCGTCGCGCGCGCCTGCTCGATGCCTATGTCTACGGCAATTTCTACTTCGGCGACACGATGGCGCTCAACGTTCGGGTGGGTCGGCACATCGCCGCCTGGGGCGAGAGTCTCTTCTTCAGCGGTATCGCACAGGCGCAGGCGCCGGCCGATGCGACGCGCGCGACGGTTCCGGGTATCGACGTCAAGAGCATCCTGCTGCCGGTCAACCAGGCCTCCTTCCGCTTCACGCTCTCTCGGCGCCTCACGCTGCTCGGTCAATACATCGTCGACTTCAAGCCCTTCGAGATCGACCCCATCGGCAGCTTCTATTCGCCCAGCGATGTCGTCGGTCCCGGGGCCGAGATGATCTACGGCCTCAAGAACCCATTGAACACGGAGAACCTAGCCGAGCTCGACATCACCGATCCCGACCAGATCGCCGGCCTCGTCATGACCATCGACGAGGCGTTCTTCGACAACCAGCTGCCGGTGGAGGCACTGGAGAACCTGTTGTTGTCGCTGCCGCTCGACGGCCTGCCGCCGATCCGTCTGCCGCTGGGCGGGGCGAACTCCATCCTTGACGCGCCGGAGGGGCTGAACCCGACCTTCGCCGGTTACATCGAGTCGGATGACCCGGAATACGGTGCGGGACTGAAGTATCAGCTGACACCGGTGACCGAGTTCGGAGCCTACTACCTGCGCTATCACCAGAAGACGCCGGCGGTGGTCACCAACTTCGGCGAGCTGGCCATCATCCCCGAGCAGGAAATCGCCGGCGCCACGCTGATACCGGCGATAACGACGGCCGATCTGGGCATCAACGTGCCGGCGAGCTACAACATTCGCTATTTCGACAACGTCGATCTCTACGCGATGAGCCTGTCGACCCTCTTCGCCGGCGTGAACGTTGCGGCGGAGGTCATCCATCGCCGTGGGGTCGACGTCAACGTGGATGTGCCCAACGGCGTCAACGGCCCGATTCCGACGCCGACGCGGGCCAACACGAATCAAGTGCTGGTCAACGCCATCTACAGCGGCCGTCCGCCGTGGCTCTTCGACAGCCTATCGCTGGTCGGTGAGCTTGGCTGGGTCGAGGCGACCGATGTGCAGGCGCAGCCCAGTCAGGAAGGGGATACGGAAGGTGAGTACTTCAAGGAGCTGCAGTTCGATCGGCAGGCCTGGGCGGTATCGGTGCTCGCCATTCTCCAGCACTACTCGCTGTTCCCGGGCTGGGACCTGACCGTGCCGATCTCCTATCAACAGGCCCTCGAAGGCCGTTCGCCGCTCAACGGTGGTTTTGGCTCGCTCTTCGATGAGAACGACACCCGTGTCGGTATCGGCTTCGAGTTCACGCGCCAGCAGCGCCTGACGATCGGCATCCAGTACAGCGGCTTCCTCGGTGGTGCGCCGCACTTCCTGGATCGGCCGCTGGCCGACCGCGACACCATCGGGTTGAGCATGGAGTACGACTTCTTCTGA